From the Sphingomonas brevis genome, the window AGGCGGCGGTGATGGCCTATCGCGACACCGACACCGGCTTCCTGCCGCTCGACCAGCATGAGCGCCCGCCGACCATGTTCGAATGGGTCGTCGCGGCCTTCGCCGTGCTGGTCGCGGTAGTGATGGTCCTGTCGGCCATCGCCGGCGAATCCGCCCCCGTGTGGCTGCGGCAGCTGCGCCTGTGGCCGATCGCCTTCGTCGAGCTGGCGGTGGCCTGGACCATGTGGCTCCGCGCCAATTCCAAGCGGCCCGAAGACAGCTATTCGCCGAGCAGCCTCAAGCTGCTGGCCCTCACCCTATCCCTGCTCGGTGTGGCGACGCTCGCCATCGCCACCAACCTGTTCAAAGGAGCGTAACCGATGCCACTGCTCGAAGCCCGCAAGCAGTATAAACCGTTCGAATACCCCTGGGCGTTCGATTTCTGGAAGCGCCAGCAGCAGATCCACTGGATGCCGGAGGAAGTCCCGCTGGGCGAGGATTGCCGCGACTGGGCGCAGAAGCTGACCGAGGGCGAGCGCAACCTGCTGACTCAAATCTTCCGCTTCTTCACCCAGGCCGATGTCGAAGTGCAGGATTGCTACCACGACAAGTACGGCCGCGTGTTCAAGCCGACCGAGATCAAGATGATGCTGGCCGCCTTCTCCAACATGGAGACGGTGCACATCGCCGCTTATTCGCACCTGCTCGACACGATCGGCATGCCCGAAAGCGAATATGGCATGTTCCTTCAGTATAAGGAGATGAAGGACAAGCACGACTATCTGGCGACCTTCGGCGTCGACAGCGACGAGGACATCGCCCGCACGCTGGCCATGTTCGGCGGCTTCACCGAAGGGCTGCAGCTGTTCGCCAGCTTCGCCATGCTGATGAACTTCCCGCGCTTCAACAAGATGAAGGGCATGGGGCAGATCGTCAGCTGGTCGGTCCGCGACGAGAGCCTGCATTGCGAAGGCATCACCCGCCTGTTCCACGCCTTCGTCAAGGAACGCGACTGCCTGACCAATGCGGTGCGCGACGACATCATCGACTGCTGCCAGAAGACGGTTCGGCTGGAGGATGCGTTCGTCGACCTGGCGTTCGAGTTCGGGCCTGTCGAGGGCATGACCGCCAAGGAGATCAAGAAGTATATCCGCTACATCGCCGACTGGCGGCTGGGGCAGCTGGGCTTCAAGCCGATCTATATGGTCGACGAGCACCCCCTCCCCTGGCTCGCGCCGTTGCTGAACGGCGTCGAACACGCCAACTTCTTCGAAACCCGCGCGACCGAATATTCGAAGGCCGCGACCCGGGGCACGTGGAACGACGTGTGGGACAATTTCGACCGGCGCCAGAAGGCCAAAGCGGCGAACGACGCACCGGCCGGCGAAGGCGACGGCGAGGATATGTTCGCGAGAGCTGGAGTGGCGGCGGAGTAGAGGGGCAGTGGCAACCCTGACGGACGGCATCAAGGATCTCGTTCGTCCGCCTTTCGCAAACTACGATGTAGTCGTCTATTTCGGCTGCGGCCTATTTTCGCTGCCTTTCTTATTTCACTACATCGCTTCCCCGAAGGAGGCTGGCTTCCTAGCGCTCGAAGTTGCGACTGGCGTGCCATTCGCGGACTCCGCAATAAAGACGCTGTTTGCGCTGTTTGCGGTTTACATTCTTGGCCACCTCTTAGCGTTTTTGTCATCCCTTTTCGTGGAAAAGACTGCCGAACTCTTGTTGGGTAAGATGAGCGACGCGAGCATCCTCGGGCACCGTCGCCGGGATCAACAATCATTCGATGAGATCAAGGATTGGGTGAAGCGCCGCTGGAAGTTGGCATGGCGGAAAGGTTCTCGCGCTCGTAGCCTCATCCGCCTTCTATTCTTCTTTCCCGTCTCTTTCTCTTTTGTGTTGGCCTACGCGATAAAATGGTTCGGTTATTTCACGAGCCGAATTCCCGAGGCAGTATATGAGCGTGTAAAAACGAGGCTACAGAACAAGCGCCTCCCAACGCCCGGACACACTAAAGATTGGTACAAGGCGACAGAGCATTACGTCATAGCCAACGACCCTACCGCCGTTCCAAGAATGTACAATTATTTGGTCATAGGCGGACTCTTCCGCTCGCTAACTTTCTTATTTGCTTGTTGCGCTTGGATGGAATTTGCCCGCCTCGTCGGTGCTTTCTATCAAGACACCTTCCCTACAGATGCGATTAGCGATTGGCAGCCGATCGTGAAGGTAGCGATGTATAACCTTCTCTTCGCATTCAGCTTCGCATCTTATGTCAAATTCTCGAGGCGCTATGCCGAAGAAATGCTGTTCTCGTTTGCGCTTCGTAGACCTTGATTAGGATGACGGTGACAGTGCACAAATCTTCATGAGCCGCCGGTGAAACGTTGCTTCAAAGGGCCGATTGTAGAAATCTTTGAGGCTGCCTCGCTCCTCAGTAACGCGGCGGACGCCCATCTGGCGGGCAATCCCGATCAGGCAGCCACGTTGCTAGTTCAAGCCGACTTGCCGGCGATTTCGGCATGGACTGAATCCATCTGGGGCAAGTCCAATCCAGAAATTCATTGGAAGATTGCGCAGGCCGATCCGTTACCGTTTCTTAGCCAAGCGCTGCGACCACAACCGCGCATGCCGGGCGCAGCGCTTCAGCGAGAAATCATCCGGCGCGACGGCTATCATTGTCGCTTCTGCGGCATTCCGGTCGTGCCCTCAAAAATCCGTCAAAAGCTGGCTCGACTGTACCCTGAGAGCGTGCGCTGGGGCCGTCGCAATCATGATCAGCATGCCGCCTTGCAATGCATGTGGCTTCAATTTGACCACCTAATTCCAAACCAGCGCGGCGGCGCCAGCACGCTCGAAAACCTGATTATCACCTGTGCGCCGTGCAACTTTGGTCGGATGGAGCAGACGATCGAGGAAGTAGGTCTGCTAAATCCGTTCAATCGAGACATCGTCGCGAGTTGGCCCGGCTTTGATCGATGGGACGGTTTAACCCGGTTGTTTTGAAACTCGGAAACTGACGCGACGGCTTCCCGGTACGCCTTCCTAAGCGCCGAACTGCAACCTCTAGCGGCCAACGCCCTGCCGCGCGCTTGCGCCCTCTCCCGACCCGCAGCATAACCATTCCCGCAGCCGCCACGCACGGCTGCCGGGGCTAGTAATCCCGTAACCAGAGCGATGGCTGAGCGTTATCAGCCACGCACCCGCGCCTTTTTGGTCGGGGAGCCTGCGACGTATGTCCAGGAGCCTCGGTTCTAAAGGTCGTAGGGGCCGGCTCTGGTCGGTTTTACTACTCCCCGATCGCCAAGGATCGTGGTGTGTCGAGAGCGGGGGCGGACCGCCATCTCGACCCATCGGTGGGATGGGACAAATGAACATCGATATCGTTTGCGGGGACTGCGGCGGAAGGAACGTCCGGCGCGATGCCTGGGCCGAGTGGGATCGCGACCGGCAGACTTGGGTGCTGGGCGAGATATTCGACTACGGCCATTGCCACGATTGCGAAGAGGAGAGCCGGTTGGAGGAACTCCCTTACGTCGGGAAAGCTCGCTGAGCGTCACCCCGGACTTGATCCGGGGTCTGCCTTACTTTCCGGTCGCTTGAAGAAAAGGCGGATGCCGGGTCAAGCCCGGCATGACGAGGTAACGCGCACTAACACCAACTCTGCTTCGGCCCGCCATTGTAGCGGTAGGCTAGGCCGTCAGCGATCAGCGTGTCGGCGACCGATACGCCATCGACTTTCACGATCCTGAGCTTGCGGCCATATCGGTCCTCGTCGCGGTCGATGGTGGACAGGCTGACCACGCCGCCATTGACCAGCTGGTGCAGCCGCCGCGTCGCCCGGTCGCCAAGCGACTTTTCATCGGCGCAGCCGAAATCGTGGGTTTCCGGCGTGTCGAGGCCAACGATGCGGATGTTCTGGCCGTGGAACCAGATGGTGTCGCCATCGACCACGCAATTGGTGCCGCCGCCGGTATGGCAATAGCCGAAGCTTTCCCGGACTCCGCGGCTGTCGAGCAGGGCCTGTTTCTCCGTGGCATAGGATGACGCGTTGCTGTCGGCCATGACCGATGCGACCCCAACCAGCGCGGCAATTGCAGCGAGCCCCCACAGCCCGCGATACCATCCAGCCCGTGGTCGCTTCGCCTCGGGCCAATAGCTCGACAAGTCCTGCTTGCCCCCCTTGATTACCCGAAACTGTCGCCTTCCGCGCGCTCTCCCGCGCCCAGGCCCACGCCCACGTCCGTGCATCGCCATCCCCCTGCGAGGGCCAGCTTAACTGGGGGCGCGTTCTCTAACCATATTGAAAGTTGACAGTTCGCCAATCTATTGTCGGCGCTCGGGCCGCCCCATCAGGACGGCCTCGAAGGGGGCATTAAACGTCTTGGCGACCGAGAAGCAAAAGCTGGGCGAGTTTGGGGAGAAGCTGGTGGCGGCCAGCTGCCCTTGCCCCAGATGCAAGGGTCCCAAGACCTTCAAGCGGCTTCCGCCAAATTTCAAATGTGCCGACCTGATCTGCGATTTCTGCGGCTTCCTGGCGCAGGTGAAAGCCTGCACCGTCAAGGATGTGAATACGGCGCCCGATTCAATCCTCGGAGCTGCATGGGGTCCGCAAGAGAAGCGGATGGCTTCGGCGATCTATTTCCCGCTCTACGTCGTCGCACTCAGCGCCGACGGGAAGCTGCACGCCATCTATTATCTGTCGGCAGACCTGCAGGAGCCCGACATCTTCGAAGCCCGTAAGCCACTAACCGCCGAGGCAAAGCGAGCGGGCTGGCAGGGGTTCTACTACCGCCTGGCCCACATCAAGGACCGGCTGGTCAGACTTTACCCTAAGCCTTAATTTTTGCTGTCCTACAGCAACCTATTTGGTTCATAGACGCCGCCCATTTTGAGGAGGCGATATGGATTATCCACTTGGCGACGAAGCATCCGGGCCGCTGGTTTTCGCGCCCGTCGCGGTCAAACCCCGCCACGACGGCTGGACCGCCGAACGCCAGCGCGCCTTCATCGCCGTATTGGCGGAAACCGGGTGCGTCAGCGAGGCTTGCGCCGAAGTCGGCATTACGCCTCGCTCAGCCTATCGATTGCGGGAACATCCCAAGGCCAAGGCATTCTGCGAAGCATGGGACCATGCGCTGTCCTTCGCCTCGGCCCGCCTCACCTCGATCGCGTTCGAGCGCGCCGTCCATGGCAGCGTCGAGCGCATCTATCGGAACGGGGAACTGGTCGAAGAACGGCGCAAGCCCAGCGACAAGCTGTTGATGTGGCTGCTCGGTCAAGTCGATCCGGCCGGCTTCGGCTGGCTCAATCGCATGCCCGGCGGGGCGCCGGACTTGAGCTACTACAAGCTGCAACATGCCCGGAAGCAGATGCCGAAGGAATTGCGCAAGCTATCGGACATCGATGGTGATGATTGCCCCGCGGTGCCGAACCGCGCATCGGACCTGGACCCTTATGAGGAGGAGCAACCCGCCTGACTCGTGCGGGCGGGCCCACGTGCGCGCACGTGCGCGTTGTCACCGCGACGATTGCGACTTTTGAACGCGGCTCTTTGAAAATCTGAAGATCGACAGATGAATGCCGGGCCTCGTCATTGCGACCCTGGCGAAAGCCGGGGGAAGCAATCCAGACTGGATCGCTTCGTCGCTCCGCTCCTCGCGATGACGCCCTGCTCTGGAGGGCGTCACGGAGTGAATCCGTGACGTCGATCGACACGGCTGCGCCGGTCGTCGGCCGGCCTTCGGCATCTCTTCGACATAAACTCCCGTTTGCTGCGCAAACGCTCGCTTATGCTCGGTACCTCAGGACTTTGGCGGCAGCTTCGAATCCTGCGAAGCGACGACCTGCCACTTGCCGTCGCGGAACATCCAGATGTCGTGCCAGATAAGCTGGACGTCGGGCTTGCCGTCGGCGCGCTTCAGCGACTCCTGCCCCTGTGCGATCACCGTGTCGCCGAAATGGCGGTAGTGCACATAGTCCAGCTTGCTCGACACGAAGGTGCCGTCGAGCGGCTCGGCCTGGCTCTTGATCTGGTCGGCCTTGGTGCGGGTGTCGCCCCTGGACGACACGCCGGAATAATCATCGGCGAGGATGCGCTCCATCAGGCCGGGGATCGGCCGAACCGACTGCGCGGCCCAATCTTCCTCGGCCTTCCACATGTAGGCCTCCGACTCCTTGTCGGACGGCCGCTCGGCGGCAGCCGCCTGCTTGACCTGAGCGGTTCCGTCGCCCTGCGGCGAGCAAGCCGCCATCGCCAGTGCTGCAGCGGTCCAAATCAATTTGTTCATGATGCCCCCCTACTCCCGTTCCGGGCGGCAGTAGCATGTTACGACCGCTCTCACCCCTGCTTAATCGCCGCCGCACCTGACCGGTGTACATCCAGGCCGGCTCTCGGCGGCTTGCGCATTAGGCCGCTGCCCCCCGCTGTGCTACAAGCGCCCCATCGCACGGACGTCCTGACGTAAGCCTATGCGACTGAGAGACCTTTCGCGCTCCCGCTTACAACTCGGGAGCCGATTTTCAGTCATGATCACCAACGACAATCACGTCGACGAGATGGAGCTGGCCCGACTGGGCATCAAGCGCATCCAGTCCAGCATCTTCGCGTGGGGCGAATATCGGTACTCCAACCTGCGCGACGCGATCGCCGCCGCGAAAAGGGGAGACAGGCGATGAGCCGCGAACTGTTCGTCACGCTCGACGAGGCCGACGTAGTCAGCCGCTGCCTGGCCGAAAAGGTCGGCATTTCTGCCATCGAAAAACTGCCCGCCGGCGGAACCCGGCTGGTGTGCATGAGCGGCCATGGCGCCTCCGTCATGACCCGCAAGCTAAAATCGCACCTGATCAAGGAAGCCGTGACCCGGCAGCGGCACCGGCCGACCA encodes:
- a CDS encoding ribonucleotide-diphosphate reductase subunit beta — its product is MPLLEARKQYKPFEYPWAFDFWKRQQQIHWMPEEVPLGEDCRDWAQKLTEGERNLLTQIFRFFTQADVEVQDCYHDKYGRVFKPTEIKMMLAAFSNMETVHIAAYSHLLDTIGMPESEYGMFLQYKEMKDKHDYLATFGVDSDEDIARTLAMFGGFTEGLQLFASFAMLMNFPRFNKMKGMGQIVSWSVRDESLHCEGITRLFHAFVKERDCLTNAVRDDIIDCCQKTVRLEDAFVDLAFEFGPVEGMTAKEIKKYIRYIADWRLGQLGFKPIYMVDEHPLPWLAPLLNGVEHANFFETRATEYSKAATRGTWNDVWDNFDRRQKAKAANDAPAGEGDGEDMFARAGVAAE
- a CDS encoding HNH endonuclease, whose product is MKRCFKGPIVEIFEAASLLSNAADAHLAGNPDQAATLLVQADLPAISAWTESIWGKSNPEIHWKIAQADPLPFLSQALRPQPRMPGAALQREIIRRDGYHCRFCGIPVVPSKIRQKLARLYPESVRWGRRNHDQHAALQCMWLQFDHLIPNQRGGASTLENLIITCAPCNFGRMEQTIEEVGLLNPFNRDIVASWPGFDRWDGLTRLF
- a CDS encoding thermonuclease family protein, producing MSSYWPEAKRPRAGWYRGLWGLAAIAALVGVASVMADSNASSYATEKQALLDSRGVRESFGYCHTGGGTNCVVDGDTIWFHGQNIRIVGLDTPETHDFGCADEKSLGDRATRRLHQLVNGGVVSLSTIDRDEDRYGRKLRIVKVDGVSVADTLIADGLAYRYNGGPKQSWC
- a CDS encoding DpnI domain-containing protein encodes the protein MATEKQKLGEFGEKLVAASCPCPRCKGPKTFKRLPPNFKCADLICDFCGFLAQVKACTVKDVNTAPDSILGAAWGPQEKRMASAIYFPLYVVALSADGKLHAIYYLSADLQEPDIFEARKPLTAEAKRAGWQGFYYRLAHIKDRLVRLYPKP
- a CDS encoding nuclear transport factor 2 family protein; this translates as MNKLIWTAAALAMAACSPQGDGTAQVKQAAAAERPSDKESEAYMWKAEEDWAAQSVRPIPGLMERILADDYSGVSSRGDTRTKADQIKSQAEPLDGTFVSSKLDYVHYRHFGDTVIAQGQESLKRADGKPDVQLIWHDIWMFRDGKWQVVASQDSKLPPKS